The segment GTCTCTCCTATTAATGTAATTCCGCTATCCTTTATTTTTTCATGTATAATTCCTATACCGTCAATAAAAGTATCACTAAATGATGACTGATCCCCTGTTCCGAAATAAGCTACTTTTTTCCCGCTCAAATTTAATGAAGGCATGTCATCTAATACTCCTAACCAGTCGTCCTGCAGATCCCCATAACCCCAAGTCGAAGTTCCCATTACCAGTACATCATAATCATTCATTTTCTCAAGATTACCTGCTATATTATGCACATCTGCATTATCTAATTTTGCTGATATTTTATTTGCGACATCTTCAGTAACACCTGTAGTTGATCCGTAAAATATTCCTATTTTAGCCATTACCATACCTCCTGTTATTATTTAATAATATAACATCAAATTTTATTTTGATTGTCAAATATTTTTATCAATATTTTGGAAAATAATTTTTATTTGCAAAGTAATAAAAAAATCACTTCTCATATTATGAAAAGTGACTCATTTCTGCCTTAAATCATTTTACTTTGATATACCAATTTTATCAGGTTCTTTATATTGTAGTTTTCCTTTATATTCGTTTCCTTCATAAACTGCTGTATAATCTCCCAAAACTTCCCCGTTTTTTATTCTTCTAGGGACGGTTTTTATTACGTTGAATTTATATTCTACCTTAGAATCATTGAAGTTATTTACATTAATTATTTCTTCTACATCTTCGCTTGGATACAGATCATAGTCTTTATTGCTGATTTTTATTGTAGCTACTGCTTTATTACTGTCTACGATTTTGCTTTTCTTATAAGTGGAAAAGAATGAATTAATCTCATCAGCACCTATAGTATCTCTGTTTTTAGACTTTTCAGAACCCATAACCACTGCTATCATTCTTAATCCGTCTCTTTCAGCTGTTAATACAATATTTGATCCCGCAGCTCTGTGATATCCTGTTTTCAGTCCGTCTACACCTTCTACTTTTCCAAGAAGATTATTCGTAGCTTTCAGCTGTATCGCACCGCCTTTTATGTAATCCGAGCTTTTATCAGCTATTTTCATATATTCAGGATACTGTATCGCAGTCATTGCCAGTTTGTAAATATCATATGCACTTCCCTGATCCATACATGTCCCTGTATCACCCGGCGGCAGTCCGTGCGGCGTACAGTAACGCAGTGAATTCAGCCCCATGCTTCTTGCTCTTTCATTCATATTGTCCACAAAATTATACACATCTCCGTGGCTTACATATTCTGCAAGTGCATAAGCTGCATTATTCGACGATCTTATTGCTGTGGCTTTCAAAAGCTCTTCCACTGTGAATGTCTCACCGGCGTTCATTTTCACACCATATGGAACCTTTGAAGCCGTATATGAAATTGTTACATTATCATCTAAAGATATTTCTTTCGCATTAACTTTGTCTAATGTTAATAAAATAGTCATTACCTTTGTCATTGATGCTAAAGGTCTTACCTCGTAGATATTGTCCTGAACATAAATATTTCCTTTAGTGTCTCCTACTAACAACTCTTTATAATCATAAGAAAAAATAAATGCTGATAATAATAACATCAAACTTAAAATTTTTGTTTTCATGTTTCCTCCTTAATTGACTTACCCTTTATTCTACTAGTTTTTTTACATTTTTGCAAGTCATATTAAAGCCTTTGATTCATCAGCTGTTTGTGAATAAGAAGCGGTAATTTTCCCGAAAACACAGATTAAAAAAATTTTTACTTTATCAAAAAATGACTTTCAAAAAAACTGAAAGCCATTTTTAATTATTTATTTCTTATGAATATTATCTATTTCCTCTTTTGTAAGATTTCCTTCCATGGGTCCCTGTTTGGTAACTGAATATGCCCCTGCAAGATTAGCGTAAAATAATGCTTCTTTATAACTGTATCCCTGAGAAACCAATGATACAAAAGTTCCGCCAAAACAGTCGCCGGCTCCTGTAGGGTCTACTTCTTCCACTTTTACCGGATCTACATTTATCTGTTCTGTTTCACTGTAAAGAGTCGCACCTCTGTCTCCTCTCTTCACTACCACTGCCATAGTCCCGTCTTCAAGAAGTTTTTTTACTGCTTCTTTTTCTGTTTCCATTCCTGTAAGGTCAAGAAGTTCCTGTTCTCCTGGAAGAATTATATCGGCATTCTGCATTATCTTCACTATTAATTCTTTTATTCTGGGATTTTCCATGAATTCTTTTCTGAAATTCGGATCAAAAGTCACCTTTATCCCTCTTCCTTTTAATTCGGGAAGAATATTATTAAATAAATCTATCATATTTTCATTAAATACTGAACACCCCATGATATGAAAATATTCACACCCGTCAAGACAGCTCTTGTCAATTTTATCATAATTCAGTTCCTGAAGCGCAGAATCTTTTATAGTAAAAATAAAGTCTCTGCTCCCGCTCTCCTGATAAACTACAAATGCTGCAGCTGTGGTTTTTTCTTCTGATACATATACCTGTGAAACATCCACGCCGTCTTTTTTCAGTCTGTCAGTATTTATTCTTCCGAAATCATCATTTCCTATAACAGAGATTATCCCTGTACTTCCTCCCATTTTAGCTGCCTGATCTATAAAAATAGCCGGTGCTCCGCTGGGATAAGGCCCTGTGAATTCTCCAGTTTCCCTGAAAGTCTGATTCTTTTTAGTTCCCATGATTTCTACCAATACTTCTCCTGCTGTTAATATCTTAGGCATCTTTCCTCCTGTGTCATTTTATTTTTTCTTCTTTTTGCTCTGCACATCGAAATAAACTGCAAGTATTATTACCAGTCCTTTTACTATTAACTGATAAAAATATGTTATGTTTAAAAGATTCATTCCGTTATTAATAACTCCTATTATTATTGCTCCTATAAATGTTCCTGTAATAGTTCCATAACCTCCGCTCAGACTGGTACCTCCCAGTACTGCCGCAGCTATGGCATCCAGTTCATATCCTGTTGCCGAGTTCGGCTGTCCCGAATACAGTCTTGAAGCAAGAATAATTCCGCTCAAAGAGGCAAGGAAACCAATAAGCATATAAATATAGACCTTTACCTTTTTTACATTTATCCCTGAATACATTGCTGCTTCTTCATTACCGCCTATAATATAAGCCTGTCTCCCGAATTTTGTTTTTCCTAAAATTATGTTCATAATAATAAATACTACAATTAATATAACAATAGGAAACGGTATTCCGAATAATTTTTCATTTCCCAGATAAAGAAACTTTTCATTTGCTATCTGTACAGGTCCTCCCCCTGTTAATATATAAGCAATTCCTCTGAATATTCCCATTGTAGCAACTGTTACTATAAATGCTGGAATTTCAGCCTTTGAAATGAGAAATCCATTTATAAATCCAAGAATAATTCCCATAAGCAGACACAAAACCAGTGCCAGTGCAAACGGAACTTTCATATTCAAAAGCAGTGCTGCTGTCGTTCCTGATAATGCTATTGTAGAACCGATAGAAAGATCAATTCCCGCTATTATCAGTGCGAATGTCATTCCAAAAGCACTTATTGCTATTATTGATACCTGCAGAATTATATTCAGTATATTGTTAAATTCTCTAAAACTTGGCGACAAGAAAGAAAATACAATAATAAGAGCAATCAGACCGATTAATATTCCCCCGTACATCTTAAATATTTTTCTAAAGTTTATCATTTCCATCTAAGTTTACACCTCCTGTTGAATATCTCATTATTTCCTCCTGAGTTGTCAGTTCCGGATTCAGCTCTTTTACTATTTTTTTCTCTCTCATTACAAAAAGTCTGTCACTCATAAATAATACCTCGGATAATTCCGAAGATATCATTATTATTCCTACACCTTCACTTGCCAGTCTTCTCATTATTTCATATATTTCGTGTTTGGCTCCTACATCTATTCCTCTTGTAGGCTCATCTAAAATCAATATATCCGGTTTAGTTTCCAGCCATTTTGCCAGTATTACTTTCTGCTGGTTCCCTCCGCTCAGATTTCTTATATGCTGGTCACTCCCTGATGTTTTTATTCTCAGATTTTTTATTTCATCTTTGGCAATGTTTTCTTCTTTTTTATTATCAATAAGTTTTAGCTTTCCTATTATTTTGTCTATTGTAGCCATGGTAATATTGACTTTTACATCGTTATCCAGAACTACTCCTTCTTCTCTTCTGTTTTCTGTTATAAATACTATCTTATTCTTTATGGCATCTTCAGGAGATTTTATCTTTACTTTTTTATCATTTATAAAAATCTGCCCGTTATCCAGAGAAGCAACTCCGAATATTGCCTTCGCCACATCACTTCTTCCGGCTCCCACAAGCCCGAAGAACCCCACTATCTCCCCTTTTTTCACATCAAAGCTTACATTTTCAAAATAGTCTTTCTTTGATAATGACTCTACTTTCAGAATAGTTTCTTTTCCTGTAGGATAATCTTTTTTAGGGTAAATATCTTTCATTTCCCTTCCTACCATCATCTTGATAAGTCCGTCAATATCTGCTTTTTCTCTGGGAACTGTTCCGATATATTCACCGTCTCTCATTACTGTTATATTATCGGATATTCTAAGAAGTTCATCCATTCTGTGTGATATATAAATTATTGATACACCGTCTTTTTTCAGCTTATCTATAATTTCAAAAAGCTTTTCAGATTCTTTCAGACTAAGCGAAGATGTCGGCTCGTCCATAATTATTATATCAGCTTTGAAAGCCACTGCTTTGGCTATTTCTATCATTTGTCTCTCTGAAATACTGAGTTCCTGTACCAAAGTCGAAGGATCCATTTTTACATCAAGATACTCCAGTATTTCCTTACTTTTTTTTGTCATTTCTTTATAATTAACAAAAAGATTATTCATTGGTTCCCTGTTTGCAAAAATATTTTCCGATATACTCATATTCGGACACAGGCTTAATTCCTGATATATTATACTTATCCCCAGATTCTGTGATTCTTTGGGATTTTTTATATCAGTTTTTTCACCTTTTAATATTATCTGTCCTTCATCAGGGGTATAAACCCCTGACAAAATTTTCATAAGTGTAGACTTCCCTGCTCCGTTTTCCCCAAGCAAAGTATGTACCTCACCCTTTGCTAGCTTTAAGTCTACATTTGATAATGCTGTTACACCGCTAAATCTTTTTGTAATACCCTTCATTTCCAAAATGTATTCCATTCAGGACAGCCTCCGTCACAATTTATTTTTTTTCTCCCTCTTTTGTGAAGATTCCTGGTGTTACCGGTATATTCTTTTCTACCTGTTCACCTTTTAAGATTTTTAAAGTAGTATCTACTGCGATTTTCCCCATATCTCCAGGATACTGTGTGATTACTGCCACAAAAGATTTTTCTTTAGTTACTGCATCTCTTGCTTCCTGCATTCCGTCGAATCCTATTACTTTTATCTGGTCTTCTTTACCAGCTGATTTTACTGCTGCCACTGCTGCAAGGGCCGCATCATCACCAAATCCGAATATTCCTCCAAGATTTTTATTTGCCTGAATCATATTCTGTGCTGCTGTCAGAGCTTCCGGTCTTGTGATTCCTGCCTGTACTGCTACTATTTTTATATCAGGATAATTAGCTATTACTTCTTTGAATCCTTCTATTCTCTGTACTACTGAATCTACTGTAGGGTACTCTATAATTGCTACTTCACCTTTACCGTTAAGAAGTCTTGCCATTTCTTCCCCTGCTATTTTTCCGCCTGTGTAGTTATCTGTAGCCACGTGTGCTGCTACGTCTACTCCTATAGCCGGAACGTCCACTGTTATTACAGGTATATTAGCTGCCTCGGCTTTTTTCACCGCTGCCAGAACTCCCTTAGAATCCACCGGGCTGATAATGATTGCATCTACTTTTTTCGTGATAAAATCTTCTATATCTGAAATCTGCTTATTTAAATCCTGATTTGCTATTGAAACATTTAATTTTACATTTTGTGCCGCTGCTTCTTTTTCGATTGCATCTTTCAGACTAAGATAGAAAGGGTGCTGCTGTGTCAAAAGCGATACTCCTATTGTATAAGTTTTTTCCCCTGATTCCGCAGGTTTGTCTTCTGTTTTCCCTGCTGCCTGTTCCTTTGATCCGCATGAAAAGATAAATAACATTGCCATTAATACTAATAAGATTTTTTTCATATTGTTTCCTCCTGTTTTTATTTCAATTTTTTTATAGATTCTGTTATTACCAGTTTTGTTTCCAGTATTTTCACATTGCTTTTCCCCGAACTTCCGTTATTTGTTTCTTCCAGAATACTTTTTGCCGCTTCTGTTCCTATAAGCTGTGTAGGCTGATATATAACCGATATCTGCGGTTTTATCATTTTGAAAAGATCACTCTGATCATATCCCAAAAGTGATATATCCTCACCTATTGTCAAACCTTCGTCATAGATATATCTCAAACATCCGAGTGTTGTCTTATAGTTAGTGGCAAATACAGCTGTGGGCTTTTCTTTCATACTCATCAGTTCCTTAATTGCCCTGTAGCCTTCCAGTTCTGTATAATCTGTATACTTCACGTAATTATTATCAAGTTTAATACTGTTTTCCTTTAGCGCCATTTTATATCCTTCAAATCTGTTTTTGGCAGTATAGACTGTTTTTGGCCCGTTTATTATACCTATTTTTGTATGCCCTCTTTTTATAATCTCTGAAACTCCCTCATAACTCCCCGTAACATTGTCACAGACTACGGCATTCAGTGATACTCTGTCAAATATCCTGTCTATGAGAACTAGCGGGATGTTGTTCTTTTCAAATTCTTTTATATGTTTATATATACTAGAGGTAGGCATCAGAATAATTCCGTCTACCTTTTTTTTCCTTAAAAAGTCTAATTTTTCGCTCTCTATATTCCACTGATTTTGTGAACTGCATATTATCGTGCTGAAATTCTGTTCATTCAGGACTGTTTCTATCCCTTCTATTACCTGCGTCACGAAAATATCTCCTATATCCGGTACAAGGACTCCTATTGAGTTTGTTTTCTTGCTTCTAAGACCCTGCGCAAGATAATTGGTTTCGAAATTTAATTTCTTTATCGCCTCCTCAATATGTTTTTTATTCTTTTCTTTTACAGAAAATCCATTAATGTACCTCGATACTGTTCCTATAGAGACTCCAGCCATTTTAGCAACTTCCTTAATAGTAGATTTTCCCATAATTTCTCCTTTTTTGAAACGTTTCAATTTTTTTTCAAAAATAAAATAAGAATAATTTCTTGTAACAGATTTATAAAATCCTTTATATAGAATGGTTTATCTTATTTTTCATCTCCACTTTTTTAAAACGTTTCAATTTTTATATTATAATATACCTCGTTTTTTTTTAAAGTCAAATTTTTTTTACGTATTATTTTTTCATATATTGAAAAATACCGTTATTGTACAATGATTTTATTACATTATTTTTTTTGCATAAAAAAACCGGAGATATTTTTATCATCTCCGGAATACATGAGAATCATCTTACCAGAACACTGCTCTCCAGTAGATAATCCATATGAAAAATAAAATATTAACAGTTATTATAAAGTATTGTTTTTTTAATTCTGCTTTATTTTTTTGTATAAAAATAAGTATAAGCTCTGCTAATGTCAAAATCACAGCAAATAACGGCATTGCAAAGACTGCCAGCATCAAAGCATTTACTCCCTGTGAATATGCAGGCATTCCCGGACTCATTCCTATTATCATAACAGCAGGAAAATATAATGACAAAAATAATATATTTAAAATATCAATAATTCCCGAAACGAAGTCATATCTGCCGGACTCTTTTTTCATCAGTTTGCGAATTCCCGTATACAGTAAATGAATAAAAAATATACCGCTGAACCCTAAGTATAAAAATTTGTGAAAGACCGGATTATGATACCAATTCTGTATCTTCACGAAAGAACCATGGTAGCCTGACCCTGAATACAGATATGTTATTTTTCCTTTTTCATCTTCGCCGAAAGCTATATACTGTTCTTTATCCATACTTTTAAATAATAATGGTTTTATCTGGTAAAATATCTGCTCTCCCCCCAGATCTCCAAATGGCTCTTCACCCAAAGACTTTACTGTTATAGTTCCGTCATTATTTGAAATAACCTGTATACCCAAAAAAATCCTGAATATCTTGGTAAAATCATCTCTGGGAAATTGTGCATAATCATACACTCCCTCATATTTTTTTGTATCCTCTGTTATACGATTTTTATATGTATAGCTTGTCTCATCAGGATAAAATCTGTCATAAAAAGCATTTATAAATTTACTGCTTACTTCGCTGTAATCACTGTTATTTAAAATTACTATCCCTGTATTCTGCTCCGGCAGTAAGAATATTTTTGCTTTTGCACCCTCGGAATCCCCTGTACGATAAAAATATGTATTACTTTTATATCTCTGTTCCAAAAAACCATAGGTTACACCTGATAATTCAGGATGCGGACGATATTGCACCTTTGTCATTTTTTCCAGTGTTTCTTTTCTGAATACAGAATTTTCATTCTGAAAAACCAGCAGAAACTTTGCCAGATCCGCAGCAGTACTGTGCAGTCCGCCGGCTGAAACCATATGCGAATATGAAACCGGAACAGCCATAAAACTTCCGTCTCTATAACGGTATTCAGTTATTTTTTGTTTCTGATATTTTCGGGAACGGGCTGTTTGAAACTGCTGTCATTCATGCCAAGCGGACTGAAAATTTCTTTTTTTACATATTCGCTGTAAGTTTCCCCTGTTACATCCTCTATAAGTACACCCAAAAGGGCTGATGCATGATTTCCATACGTTATTATCACACCCGGCTCTATGAATCTTTTGGGCATTGTTCTTTCCACAAATCTTCCTAAATCCTGCAATTTTGTGTAGTCCAAAGTTTTCCCGCCTATACTTTTCTGTGTAAAGCCTTCTGTATGTGTGAGTAAATGGCGGACTCTTACAGGCTCTTTATATCCCTTATCACTGATCTTAAATCTTTTCAAATAATCATTTACAGGTGCATCAAGATCAATTTTCCCTTCCTCTGCGAGTTTCATTACAGCGGCGGCTGTGATAAGCTTTGCTATTGATGCTACTCTGAAAACAGAGTCTTCGGCACTGAGATTAGTCTGATTTTCTACATTTCCGTATCCGTATCCTTTTGAAAAAACAATTTCCCCGTTCTGAATTATAACAACTGCAACTCCCGGAATATTATTCTCTCTCATCTCATACTGCATAAATTTATCTGTAAATTCTCTGTATTTATCCTGTTTTTCATCTGCTGTACCAATACTGAAACAAAATATAAATAAGCATAAAATAATTAATACATTTATGTACTTATCAAATATTTTAATTAATTTTCTCCCCATAATCCACACAGACCTCCAATTTTATATCAAAAATAGTTTAGTTATTCTTTTATATTCTAACATAAAACCATATTTAGTTTAATACATTTTGTATTTTACATAAATTTCTGATTACTAAAAAAACTGCTCTGAAAATAAATGTTTTCAAAACAGTTCTTATGATTATTTCCCTATAATATAAGAATCCAGTAATATTTCACTTACATGTTTTATACCTGTAAGCTCTGCCACATCACCTTTATACTCATCCAAAAGAATATAATATTTTTTATTTTCAGGATTATAAAATAAATTTCTTTTTACATTTTCCGTATTATTCAATAATTTTATTTTTTCATTTTCAATCTTTTGAAATTGATATCCTGTATCTTCTCCGCTGTAAAAATAATAACCGTTTTTATCACTGGCAATTTTTAAATATTCATTTTTATTGTAAACCAGCTTAAAAGTATTAGTATCAAATTTTGATTCCATAATACCAAACATTGGAGATATGAAATATAT is part of the Sebaldella sp. S0638 genome and harbors:
- a CDS encoding ABC transporter permease — translated: MEMINFRKIFKMYGGILIGLIALIIVFSFLSPSFREFNNILNIILQVSIIAISAFGMTFALIIAGIDLSIGSTIALSGTTAALLLNMKVPFALALVLCLLMGIILGFINGFLISKAEIPAFIVTVATMGIFRGIAYILTGGGPVQIANEKFLYLGNEKLFGIPFPIVILIVVFIIMNIILGKTKFGRQAYIIGGNEEAAMYSGINVKKVKVYIYMLIGFLASLSGIILASRLYSGQPNSATGYELDAIAAAVLGGTSLSGGYGTITGTFIGAIIIGVINNGMNLLNITYFYQLIVKGLVIILAVYFDVQSKKKKK
- a CDS encoding D-alanyl-D-alanine carboxypeptidase family protein, whose product is MKTKILSLMLLLSAFIFSYDYKELLVGDTKGNIYVQDNIYEVRPLASMTKVMTILLTLDKVNAKEISLDDNVTISYTASKVPYGVKMNAGETFTVEELLKATAIRSSNNAAYALAEYVSHGDVYNFVDNMNERARSMGLNSLRYCTPHGLPPGDTGTCMDQGSAYDIYKLAMTAIQYPEYMKIADKSSDYIKGGAIQLKATNNLLGKVEGVDGLKTGYHRAAGSNIVLTAERDGLRMIAVVMGSEKSKNRDTIGADEINSFFSTYKKSKIVDSNKAVATIKISNKDYDLYPSEDVEEIINVNNFNDSKVEYKFNVIKTVPRRIKNGEVLGDYTAVYEGNEYKGKLQYKEPDKIGISK
- a CDS encoding serine hydrolase produces the protein MAVPVSYSHMVSAGGLHSTAADLAKFLLVFQNENSVFRKETLEKMTKVQYRPHPELSGVTYGFLEQRYKSNTYFYRTGDSEGAKAKIFLLPEQNTGIVILNNSDYSEVSSKFINAFYDRFYPDETSYTYKNRITEDTKKYEGVYDYAQFPRDDFTKIFRIFLGIQVISNNDGTITVKSLGEEPFGDLGGEQIFYQIKPLLFKSMDKEQYIAFGEDEKGKITYLYSGSGYHGSFVKIQNWYHNPVFHKFLYLGFSGIFFIHLLYTGIRKLMKKESGRYDFVSGIIDILNILFLSLYFPAVMIIGMSPGMPAYSQGVNALMLAVFAMPLFAVILTLAELILIFIQKNKAELKKQYFIITVNILFFIWIIYWRAVFW
- a CDS encoding carbohydrate kinase family protein is translated as MPKILTAGEVLVEIMGTKKNQTFRETGEFTGPYPSGAPAIFIDQAAKMGGSTGIISVIGNDDFGRINTDRLKKDGVDVSQVYVSEEKTTAAAFVVYQESGSRDFIFTIKDSALQELNYDKIDKSCLDGCEYFHIMGCSVFNENMIDLFNNILPELKGRGIKVTFDPNFRKEFMENPRIKELIVKIMQNADIILPGEQELLDLTGMETEKEAVKKLLEDGTMAVVVKRGDRGATLYSETEQINVDPVKVEEVDPTGAGDCFGGTFVSLVSQGYSYKEALFYANLAGAYSVTKQGPMEGNLTKEEIDNIHKK
- a CDS encoding flavodoxin; this translates as MAKIGIFYGSTTGVTEDVANKISAKLDNADVHNIAGNLEKMNDYDVLVMGTSTWGYGDLQDDWLGVLDDMPSLNLSGKKVAYFGTGDQSSFSDTFIDGIGIIHEKIKDSGITLIGETDTDGYEFDGSRGVEDGKFLGLAIDDVNQSDLTDERVEKWTEEIKKAL
- a CDS encoding sugar ABC transporter ATP-binding protein, encoding MEYILEMKGITKRFSGVTALSNVDLKLAKGEVHTLLGENGAGKSTLMKILSGVYTPDEGQIILKGEKTDIKNPKESQNLGISIIYQELSLCPNMSISENIFANREPMNNLFVNYKEMTKKSKEILEYLDVKMDPSTLVQELSISERQMIEIAKAVAFKADIIIMDEPTSSLSLKESEKLFEIIDKLKKDGVSIIYISHRMDELLRISDNITVMRDGEYIGTVPREKADIDGLIKMMVGREMKDIYPKKDYPTGKETILKVESLSKKDYFENVSFDVKKGEIVGFFGLVGAGRSDVAKAIFGVASLDNGQIFINDKKVKIKSPEDAIKNKIVFITENRREEGVVLDNDVKVNITMATIDKIIGKLKLIDNKKEENIAKDEIKNLRIKTSGSDQHIRNLSGGNQQKVILAKWLETKPDILILDEPTRGIDVGAKHEIYEIMRRLASEGVGIIMISSELSEVLFMSDRLFVMREKKIVKELNPELTTQEEIMRYSTGGVNLDGNDKL
- a CDS encoding LacI family DNA-binding transcriptional regulator; translation: MGKSTIKEVAKMAGVSIGTVSRYINGFSVKEKNKKHIEEAIKKLNFETNYLAQGLRSKKTNSIGVLVPDIGDIFVTQVIEGIETVLNEQNFSTIICSSQNQWNIESEKLDFLRKKKVDGIILMPTSSIYKHIKEFEKNNIPLVLIDRIFDRVSLNAVVCDNVTGSYEGVSEIIKRGHTKIGIINGPKTVYTAKNRFEGYKMALKENSIKLDNNYVKYTDYTELEGYRAIKELMSMKEKPTAVFATNYKTTLGCLRYIYDEGLTIGEDISLLGYDQSDLFKMIKPQISVIYQPTQLIGTEAAKSILEETNNGSSGKSNVKILETKLVITESIKKLK
- a CDS encoding substrate-binding domain-containing protein, with product MKKILLVLMAMLFIFSCGSKEQAAGKTEDKPAESGEKTYTIGVSLLTQQHPFYLSLKDAIEKEAAAQNVKLNVSIANQDLNKQISDIEDFITKKVDAIIISPVDSKGVLAAVKKAEAANIPVITVDVPAIGVDVAAHVATDNYTGGKIAGEEMARLLNGKGEVAIIEYPTVDSVVQRIEGFKEVIANYPDIKIVAVQAGITRPEALTAAQNMIQANKNLGGIFGFGDDAALAAVAAVKSAGKEDQIKVIGFDGMQEARDAVTKEKSFVAVITQYPGDMGKIAVDTTLKILKGEQVEKNIPVTPGIFTKEGEKK
- a CDS encoding serine hydrolase produces the protein MGRKLIKIFDKYINVLIILCLFIFCFSIGTADEKQDKYREFTDKFMQYEMRENNIPGVAVVIIQNGEIVFSKGYGYGNVENQTNLSAEDSVFRVASIAKLITAAAVMKLAEEGKIDLDAPVNDYLKRFKISDKGYKEPVRVRHLLTHTEGFTQKSIGGKTLDYTKLQDLGRFVERTMPKRFIEPGVIITYGNHASALLGVLIEDVTGETYSEYVKKEIFSPLGMNDSSFKQPVPENIRNKK